Proteins from one Pontibacter korlensis genomic window:
- a CDS encoding tetratricopeptide repeat protein, whose translation MRQWKAAAAVVAIGLSSCNTQNAITEEQQPQQPRLTMQEVIPPMAPATPEAVAKQNKFLQENVDRFKSRQLASEYYVLQAKRTFNEQKLDSAMIFFNRAWLMDRSNNSIYWGYGLVYGQQEEYDKALYILYRALDKDKENPRLLTDVATTHLARFYQRSNPEDLQQSKKLLERALQLNPDHAADTYYKLAVNSYYLLDFGQAWDYLHQSIRHDKNKEDRTFISALLEKESDPQGVYVQQQAQ comes from the coding sequence ATGCGACAGTGGAAGGCAGCGGCAGCTGTAGTAGCTATAGGATTGAGCAGTTGCAACACACAAAACGCCATCACCGAAGAGCAGCAGCCACAGCAACCAAGGCTAACAATGCAGGAGGTAATTCCGCCTATGGCACCAGCCACACCGGAGGCTGTAGCTAAGCAGAACAAGTTTCTCCAAGAAAACGTGGATAGATTTAAAAGCCGTCAGCTAGCCAGCGAGTATTACGTGCTGCAGGCAAAAAGAACTTTTAATGAGCAAAAGCTCGATTCGGCTATGATCTTCTTTAACCGTGCCTGGTTAATGGACAGAAGCAATAACAGTATTTACTGGGGGTACGGCTTAGTGTATGGACAACAGGAAGAATACGATAAGGCCCTTTATATACTTTACCGAGCACTTGATAAGGACAAGGAGAATCCGCGCCTGCTTACTGATGTAGCTACCACACATCTGGCACGCTTTTACCAGCGCAGCAATCCGGAGGATCTGCAGCAAAGCAAAAAGCTACTGGAGCGTGCCCTGCAATTGAACCCCGACCATGCAGCTGATACATACTACAAACTGGCCGTGAACAGTTACTACTTGCTTGATTTTGGGCAAGCCTGGGATTACCTGCATCAAAGCATCAGACACGATAAGAATAAGGAAGATAGAACCTTCATTTCAGCCCTTTTGGAGAAAGAAAGCGACCCGCAGGGTGTTTATGTACAACAGCAGGCACAGTAA
- the parS gene encoding antitoxin Xre/MbcA/ParS toxin-binding domain-containing protein produces MGQALSVDSSLSYKLIDDKDVFMLISTVREGIKYALFQSIADKIPFSVNEWSNFLHLSERTFQRYKKEKRTFDPLHSEKILEITLVYNKGIEVFGDKANFDAWLEAKNVALGGLKPKELLDSTFGIGLLRDELTRIEHGVLA; encoded by the coding sequence ATGGGACAAGCCTTAAGCGTAGATAGTAGCCTGAGCTACAAACTAATAGATGATAAAGATGTATTTATGCTCATCAGCACGGTGCGCGAAGGTATAAAGTATGCCCTTTTTCAGAGCATTGCCGATAAGATACCTTTTAGCGTAAACGAGTGGTCAAACTTTCTGCACCTGTCAGAGCGTACTTTTCAGCGTTACAAAAAAGAGAAGCGCACATTCGACCCGCTACACTCTGAAAAGATTTTGGAGATAACACTGGTGTACAACAAGGGGATAGAGGTGTTTGGAGACAAGGCCAACTTCGATGCCTGGTTAGAAGCTAAAAATGTAGCCTTGGGAGGTCTTAAGCCCAAAGAATTGTTGGATAGCACCTTTGGTATTGGCCTGCTGCGTGACGAGCTCACGCGCATAGAGCACGGCGTGCTGGCATGA
- a CDS encoding RES family NAD+ phosphorylase, protein MIVYRLSRGPYRNDLSGKGAELAGGRWNSKGTAILYTSESIALCTVEIAVHMPLGIVPRDYHLVRIQFPDTASIKEFAEDELPEDWKSFPHANSTQELGDAFVQEAEHLVLKVPSATVQGNFNYLLNPRHPDFRQVTVVDTVPFDFDKRLFVK, encoded by the coding sequence ATGATAGTGTACCGCCTCAGCAGAGGGCCATACCGAAATGACCTATCGGGCAAGGGAGCGGAGTTAGCAGGAGGTCGCTGGAACAGCAAAGGCACAGCCATACTTTATACCAGCGAGTCCATAGCACTATGCACTGTAGAGATAGCCGTACACATGCCACTGGGCATCGTACCGCGGGATTACCACCTGGTGCGGATACAGTTCCCGGATACGGCAAGTATAAAAGAATTTGCTGAAGATGAATTGCCTGAAGATTGGAAGTCCTTTCCGCATGCCAACAGCACACAGGAGTTAGGTGATGCCTTTGTGCAGGAGGCAGAGCACCTTGTTTTAAAGGTACCGTCTGCCACCGTACAAGGAAACTTTAACTACCTCCTGAACCCCCGCCACCCAGACTTCCGGCAGGTAACTGTTGTAGATACCGTACCATTTGATTTTGATAAACGGCTATTTGTAAAGTAG
- a CDS encoding M1 family metallopeptidase, translated as MLNLKPFLTAALLVTSLGTFAQDLQMPRNIEQAYAKGTRSADGRPGKNYWQNAADYNIKVSYNPDTRLLSGTVDITYTNNSPDTLKQILFKLYPNFYQKGAARARSIAPTDVTDGVQLSKLSINNQAEDLSKLRVDGTNLPVPVRIQPLAPKGKVNISIAYSYTLNEGSHNRTGQVNEEGAAFIAYFFPRVAVYDDIDGWNRIPYNGAQEFYNDFSNFHTEITVPKDFIVWATGDLVNAKEVLQKKYAKRLEQAGKKDAIIYVVDSTDLKQGNITAQQASNTWKFDAKNVVDFAFATSDHYLWQATSLVVDPKTKRRTRVDVAYNPQHKDFEEVASFGRKTVEAMSYTFPKWPFPYSHISVFDGLDQMEYPMMVNDNPLEDRADVIMLTDHEIFHTMFPFYMGTNETKYGWMDEGWATIGEWIVTPIIDPSIVDDYGVAPYGALAGTEIDLPISTLTTQQNGTTMFLNSYPKPALGYLYVKDLLGDKLFTKALHFYIEQWNGKHPQPYDFFNAMNTGSGRNLNWFWQRWFFEDGYPDLAIKDVKQQNGKYEVAVEAVGSKPVPVELFVTYADGSTEKIQRNVSVWEKGNRTVVLSFSAQKQAKKLELGGTYVPDSNKSNNVYNIAP; from the coding sequence ATGCTAAACTTAAAACCTTTTTTAACTGCTGCTCTGCTTGTCACTAGCTTGGGCACCTTTGCACAGGATTTGCAAATGCCACGCAACATAGAGCAGGCTTATGCTAAAGGCACTCGCTCTGCCGACGGGCGACCAGGTAAAAACTATTGGCAGAATGCGGCTGATTACAACATTAAAGTAAGCTACAACCCTGATACTCGCTTGTTAAGTGGCACTGTAGACATTACGTATACCAACAACAGCCCTGATACGCTTAAGCAGATCCTGTTTAAGCTTTACCCCAACTTTTATCAGAAAGGCGCCGCCCGTGCCAGAAGTATAGCTCCAACAGATGTAACGGATGGTGTACAACTTTCGAAGTTAAGCATAAATAACCAGGCAGAAGATCTGAGTAAACTTCGCGTGGACGGCACTAATTTACCCGTGCCCGTGCGCATCCAGCCTTTGGCTCCTAAAGGTAAAGTAAACATCTCCATTGCCTATAGCTATACTTTGAACGAAGGCTCCCATAACCGAACGGGACAGGTTAATGAAGAAGGCGCTGCCTTTATTGCTTATTTTTTCCCGAGAGTTGCCGTGTATGATGATATAGATGGCTGGAACCGCATCCCTTACAATGGTGCGCAAGAATTCTATAACGACTTCAGCAATTTCCATACAGAGATTACAGTTCCAAAAGATTTTATAGTATGGGCCACTGGTGATCTGGTAAATGCAAAAGAAGTATTGCAGAAAAAATACGCAAAGCGACTGGAGCAGGCTGGCAAGAAAGACGCGATAATCTATGTAGTAGATTCTACAGACCTGAAGCAAGGTAACATTACCGCACAGCAGGCTAGCAACACCTGGAAGTTCGATGCCAAAAACGTTGTAGATTTTGCCTTTGCCACCAGCGACCATTATCTGTGGCAAGCAACCAGTTTAGTGGTTGACCCTAAAACAAAACGCCGTACACGCGTGGATGTGGCTTATAACCCGCAGCACAAAGATTTTGAGGAAGTAGCCAGCTTTGGGCGCAAAACCGTGGAGGCGATGAGCTATACTTTCCCTAAATGGCCTTTCCCTTACAGCCACATCAGCGTTTTTGATGGCTTGGACCAGATGGAATACCCCATGATGGTAAATGATAACCCACTGGAGGACCGTGCAGATGTGATTATGCTGACAGATCATGAAATCTTCCATACGATGTTTCCTTTCTACATGGGCACCAACGAAACCAAGTATGGCTGGATGGACGAAGGCTGGGCAACTATTGGAGAATGGATTGTGACACCTATCATAGACCCAAGCATTGTGGATGATTATGGCGTAGCTCCTTATGGAGCATTGGCTGGCACAGAGATAGACCTGCCAATCAGCACGCTTACAACACAGCAAAATGGCACCACCATGTTCCTGAACTCTTATCCTAAGCCTGCTTTGGGTTATTTGTATGTGAAGGATTTGCTGGGTGATAAACTGTTTACAAAGGCACTGCACTTCTACATTGAACAATGGAACGGAAAGCACCCGCAGCCATACGACTTCTTTAATGCTATGAACACTGGCTCCGGCCGCAACCTTAACTGGTTCTGGCAGCGCTGGTTCTTCGAAGATGGATATCCTGACCTGGCTATAAAAGACGTAAAGCAGCAGAATGGCAAGTATGAAGTTGCCGTTGAAGCTGTTGGCTCTAAGCCTGTGCCGGTAGAGTTATTTGTTACTTATGCGGATGGTTCTACCGAAAAAATCCAGCGTAATGTATCGGTGTGGGAAAAAGGAAACCGTACGGTTGTCCTAAGCTTTTCAGCACAGAAACAAGCGAAAAAGCTGGAGTTAGGCGGTACTTATGTTCCTGATAGTAATAAGTCGAACAATGTATATAACATAGCTCCTTAG
- a CDS encoding ectonucleotide pyrophosphatase/phosphodiesterase, with amino-acid sequence MKRIKIFFVALLLAAPAWAQVDTAQRVEEGRSNSPEQMQKPYVIMISADGFRYDYADKFDAKNLKALRAQGVEAESMLASFPSKTFPNHYTLVTGMYPATHGLINNYFYDPQRKEHYSMRDRGKVEDASWYGGVPLWVLAEQNQMLTASFYWVGSEAPVQGVRPTYWYKYNESIPFEERVQVVVDWLNLPEVKRPHLITFYLPEVDHAGHRFGPDAPETKQAVLELDQRLKELTEAVATTGLPVNYVFVSDHGMTKIDQKNTLPLPAAIDTAKFMVSGGGMVVELHSKDKSAIKPTYKELKKEANGAFKVYTKNKLPKHLHYGTKDDKYNRVGDILLLTDAPKIFHFSDYKPSPGTHGYDPATVKDMHAVFYTWGPGVKKGIKIPSFQNIHVYPIVAELLGLKYTHKIDGNRKIAEEIL; translated from the coding sequence ATGAAACGCATAAAGATATTTTTTGTAGCACTATTGTTAGCTGCACCTGCCTGGGCACAGGTAGATACCGCGCAGCGGGTAGAGGAGGGGCGCAGCAACAGCCCTGAGCAAATGCAGAAGCCTTACGTCATCATGATCTCGGCCGACGGCTTCCGGTATGACTACGCTGATAAGTTTGATGCAAAAAACTTAAAGGCTTTGCGGGCACAAGGTGTAGAGGCGGAATCAATGCTTGCGTCTTTCCCCTCAAAAACCTTCCCGAATCACTATACCCTGGTAACAGGCATGTACCCGGCTACGCATGGCCTTATCAATAACTACTTTTATGATCCGCAGCGTAAGGAGCATTATTCTATGCGCGACCGCGGTAAGGTAGAAGATGCCAGCTGGTATGGCGGTGTGCCGCTGTGGGTGCTTGCAGAGCAAAACCAGATGCTTACTGCAAGCTTTTACTGGGTAGGTTCTGAGGCCCCTGTTCAAGGTGTTCGACCAACTTATTGGTACAAGTACAACGAAAGCATTCCTTTTGAGGAGCGCGTACAGGTTGTTGTGGATTGGTTGAACTTACCTGAGGTGAAACGCCCACACCTGATTACCTTTTATTTGCCTGAAGTAGACCACGCCGGCCACCGCTTCGGACCGGATGCTCCAGAAACAAAGCAGGCAGTATTGGAGCTTGATCAACGGTTGAAAGAGCTTACAGAGGCTGTTGCCACAACAGGTCTTCCAGTAAACTACGTCTTCGTGTCAGACCACGGCATGACAAAAATTGACCAGAAAAACACCCTGCCCTTACCAGCAGCGATAGACACTGCGAAGTTTATGGTTTCAGGTGGCGGTATGGTAGTAGAACTACATTCTAAAGATAAAAGCGCCATAAAGCCAACTTATAAAGAGCTTAAGAAAGAAGCCAACGGCGCTTTCAAAGTATATACAAAAAACAAGCTGCCAAAGCACCTTCACTACGGCACGAAGGACGATAAGTATAATCGTGTTGGTGATATACTGCTGTTAACTGATGCACCTAAAATATTTCATTTCTCCGACTACAAACCTTCGCCAGGAACACATGGCTATGACCCTGCCACAGTAAAAGACATGCACGCCGTATTTTATACCTGGGGACCAGGAGTGAAGAAAGGAATCAAGATTCCTTCATTCCAGAACATACACGTTTACCCAATTGTGGCCGAGCTACTAGGTCTTAAGTACACGCACAAAATTGACGGAAACAGGAAAATAGCTGAGGAGATACTGTAA
- a CDS encoding MBL fold metallo-hydrolase RNA specificity domain-containing protein, giving the protein MSKNTPTVALQFLGAAGVVTGSRTLLSIGDYKLLIDCGLFQGNKEERKLNKVKRLPFKPADLDAIILTHGHLDHSGYLPVLVKKGYTGPIYATAPTKDITEIILSDSAHIQEEDAKEANKSREEEGKKLVKPLYKLKHVRKTMELFETHPDKEWISPKEGLRFRFLKSGHILGSVSVELEVAGKTFLFSGDVGQQSPLILDTPTRCPQADYFIMESTYGDKLHDKTVSPFQALQEVVNKTFEKGGSLVIPSFAVERAQEIIMLLNDLMLEKSIPALPIYLDSPMGINVTELFQKHTGWHNLTDSEAERLTENVHIVQKFEETLHVLDENVPKQKIIIAGSGMATGGRVLYYLKQLLGDEKNTILLVGHQAKGTRGNKLSNGAESIKIDGKHYDVRAEITQIGSLSAHADQEDLLWCLGALKEAPAQIFLNHGEEDAASALKEKIKQQYGWPVTVAEMDKVYEL; this is encoded by the coding sequence ATGTCTAAAAATACCCCTACTGTTGCACTGCAATTTCTTGGTGCGGCAGGTGTAGTAACAGGCTCTCGTACTTTACTTAGCATAGGAGACTACAAACTACTTATTGACTGCGGCCTGTTCCAGGGCAACAAAGAAGAGCGCAAGCTAAATAAGGTAAAACGCCTCCCTTTTAAACCAGCAGATTTAGATGCTATTATTCTGACACACGGTCACCTGGACCACAGTGGATACTTGCCGGTACTGGTTAAGAAAGGCTATACTGGTCCAATCTACGCTACTGCCCCTACAAAAGACATTACCGAGATTATACTCTCCGACAGCGCCCATATACAGGAGGAAGATGCTAAGGAGGCTAACAAGAGCCGCGAAGAAGAAGGCAAAAAGCTTGTAAAACCGCTCTACAAGCTCAAGCACGTGCGCAAAACCATGGAATTATTTGAGACGCATCCCGATAAAGAATGGATAAGTCCCAAGGAAGGCCTCAGGTTCAGGTTTCTGAAAAGCGGTCATATATTAGGCTCTGTAAGCGTAGAATTGGAGGTGGCAGGTAAAACCTTCCTATTCTCTGGCGATGTGGGGCAACAGTCACCGCTGATACTAGACACCCCTACCCGTTGCCCTCAGGCAGATTATTTTATTATGGAATCTACCTATGGTGATAAGTTGCATGATAAAACGGTGTCTCCGTTTCAGGCGCTGCAGGAGGTAGTAAACAAGACTTTTGAGAAAGGAGGCTCTCTTGTTATACCTAGCTTTGCTGTAGAGCGCGCCCAGGAGATCATCATGCTCCTGAATGACCTCATGCTCGAGAAAAGTATTCCTGCCCTTCCTATTTACCTTGACTCGCCTATGGGTATTAATGTTACAGAGCTTTTCCAGAAGCATACCGGCTGGCATAACCTTACAGATTCTGAAGCGGAGCGCCTCACAGAGAATGTACACATCGTGCAGAAGTTTGAAGAGACCCTTCATGTGCTGGACGAAAATGTGCCAAAACAGAAGATTATTATAGCTGGTAGCGGTATGGCAACAGGTGGCCGGGTGCTATACTACCTGAAACAGCTTCTAGGTGACGAAAAGAACACCATATTGCTGGTAGGTCATCAGGCTAAAGGCACCCGTGGCAATAAACTTAGTAACGGTGCTGAGTCAATCAAAATTGATGGAAAGCATTATGACGTGCGTGCCGAAATAACGCAAATAGGTTCGCTCTCGGCCCATGCTGACCAGGAAGACTTGCTGTGGTGCTTGGGTGCGTTAAAAGAAGCCCCTGCCCAGATTTTCTTAAACCACGGCGAGGAAGATGCTGCTTCTGCACTCAAAGAAAAAATCAAACAGCAGTATGGCTGGCCAGTTACGGTAGCTGAGATGGATAAAGTCTATGAATTATAG
- a CDS encoding cytochrome P450, with the protein MRKIPKERTIDNTLAVLMDGYPFLTKRMEKFNSKIFKTRLLGEEVICLYGKEAAALMYDNSYFWRQNVIPKRVQNTLMGTNGVQMLDDEQHHHRKALFMSFMSRDKIQRLMELMLRYWRAYAQKWEKMERVVLFDEASEVMYLAASEWAGVAVDPTKVREHAQEYINMIFGFGGVAMRYLRGVKARNKREQEIGQVIENIRSGKLDVPKNTAAYQIAWFRDLDGELLDTKIASVELINVIRPIVAIANYVAYSALALHEHPEQRNKLASGEDKYSQYFVQEVRRLYPFTPFLGARTRKGFEWNGYQFDEGKLVLLDAYGMLHDPEIWPEPYEFKPERFSNWSGSPFDFIPQGGGDDFYTTHRCAGEWITIEAMKVALKFLTLEVQYEVPQQDLSISLVQIPTKPKSGIEISNIVYKGHGLKAIA; encoded by the coding sequence ATGAGAAAAATCCCGAAAGAAAGGACCATTGATAATACACTGGCAGTGCTGATGGATGGCTATCCCTTCCTGACAAAGCGCATGGAGAAGTTTAACTCCAAGATCTTCAAAACGCGACTACTGGGAGAAGAGGTGATCTGCCTCTATGGCAAAGAGGCAGCCGCGCTAATGTATGACAACAGTTATTTCTGGCGGCAGAATGTAATACCCAAACGAGTGCAGAACACTTTGATGGGCACAAATGGGGTGCAAATGCTCGACGATGAACAGCACCACCACCGCAAAGCCTTGTTCATGTCGTTTATGTCGCGCGACAAGATTCAGCGGCTGATGGAGCTGATGCTGCGCTATTGGCGGGCTTATGCTCAGAAATGGGAGAAAATGGAGCGTGTGGTGTTGTTTGACGAGGCTAGCGAAGTTATGTACCTGGCTGCATCCGAATGGGCAGGTGTTGCTGTAGACCCAACAAAGGTGCGTGAGCATGCACAAGAGTACATCAACATGATTTTTGGTTTTGGAGGGGTGGCTATGCGTTACCTGCGTGGTGTAAAAGCCCGGAATAAGAGGGAGCAAGAGATTGGGCAGGTAATAGAAAACATCAGGAGTGGTAAGCTGGATGTGCCTAAAAACACGGCTGCCTACCAGATCGCCTGGTTCCGTGACCTGGATGGGGAACTGCTCGACACCAAAATAGCCAGTGTAGAATTGATAAACGTGATAAGACCCATAGTAGCGATTGCTAATTATGTGGCCTACTCCGCACTTGCCCTGCATGAGCACCCCGAGCAACGTAATAAACTAGCCTCCGGAGAAGACAAGTATAGCCAGTACTTTGTGCAGGAAGTACGGCGCCTCTACCCTTTCACGCCGTTCTTGGGTGCCAGAACCCGCAAGGGCTTTGAGTGGAACGGATACCAGTTTGATGAGGGCAAACTCGTTTTACTGGACGCCTATGGCATGCTGCACGACCCGGAAATCTGGCCAGAGCCTTATGAATTCAAGCCTGAACGGTTCAGCAACTGGTCTGGCAGCCCCTTCGATTTTATACCACAAGGCGGAGGAGATGATTTCTATACCACACACCGTTGTGCCGGAGAATGGATCACAATTGAGGCCATGAAGGTTGCACTAAAATTCCTGACGCTGGAAGTTCAGTATGAGGTGCCGCAGCAGGATCTCAGCATAAGTTTAGTTCAAATTCCGACCAAGCCTAAAAGTGGCATCGAGATAAGCAATATCGTGTATAAAGGGCATGGACTGAAAGCCATAGCATAA
- a CDS encoding DUF4625 domain-containing protein, with amino-acid sequence MNKTNWLFLMLLAFASFSCDDDDEDVELDVTAPTINITSPAPNAVFAPGDEVQLRAEIRDNLGLETIRVHVTDPGGTSREVDDDNISDFLNDNREKDLEVDITIDSQAQDGAYIITIEAIDEQDNTTEQSVTISVMQ; translated from the coding sequence ATGAATAAAACAAACTGGCTGTTTCTGATGCTTCTCGCTTTTGCATCGTTTTCGTGTGATGATGATGACGAAGATGTAGAATTAGATGTAACCGCTCCAACAATCAATATTACCTCGCCAGCTCCAAACGCTGTATTTGCGCCAGGTGATGAAGTACAACTCAGAGCCGAGATACGTGATAACCTTGGCCTGGAAACAATTAGGGTGCACGTTACAGATCCGGGTGGCACATCTCGTGAAGTTGACGATGATAATATCAGCGATTTTCTAAACGACAATAGGGAGAAAGATTTGGAAGTTGATATCACCATAGACTCTCAGGCACAGGATGGCGCCTACATTATCACGATAGAAGCCATAGACGAGCAGGATAACACAACAGAGCAGTCTGTCACAATCTCAGTAATGCAATAA
- a CDS encoding N-acetylmuramoyl-L-alanine amidase family protein, which yields MRIVLFVFALFLSASTLFGQSYPKVIAQSGDGIYLLLRRHGLDPSEHLKPFLELNQENLGQDNSLYAGRTYLLPTASTAAEAAVESSPVEKATSSPAVLVEPLFGKSYERVEIKDKQLQGAVYYLIAGHSGPDPGAIGKYGAYQLSEDEYAYDVTIRLARRLMEHSATVYMIIQDPDDGIRDENILKMDTDEVSYFGRPIPYDQKQRLRNRVADVNQLYLKHKGAHQRMLSIHIDSRSKGQNIDVFFYHHESSAPGLALAQRIHEVFTTKYNRHQPNREYFGTVTPRSSLYVVKYSHPPTVFVELGNIKNDKDQRRFIIPNNRQALANWLCDGIIADYKASN from the coding sequence TTGCGAATAGTTTTGTTTGTTTTTGCCCTTTTTCTTAGTGCCTCTACCCTTTTTGGCCAAAGTTACCCTAAAGTTATTGCCCAATCTGGTGATGGTATATACTTGCTGCTCCGCCGTCATGGGCTGGATCCGTCAGAGCATTTAAAGCCATTTCTGGAGCTAAACCAGGAAAACCTTGGGCAGGATAATAGCCTTTATGCTGGCAGAACCTATCTGCTTCCTACGGCTTCGACTGCAGCTGAAGCAGCTGTTGAGAGCAGCCCTGTTGAAAAAGCTACCTCCTCTCCTGCCGTGCTTGTGGAGCCACTTTTCGGCAAGAGCTATGAGCGCGTTGAAATAAAGGATAAGCAGCTACAGGGAGCGGTATACTATCTTATAGCAGGCCATAGCGGCCCAGATCCAGGGGCTATAGGAAAGTATGGAGCCTATCAGCTAAGCGAAGATGAATATGCCTACGATGTAACAATACGCTTGGCTCGCCGGCTGATGGAGCATAGTGCTACTGTGTACATGATCATCCAGGACCCTGACGACGGAATTCGTGACGAGAACATTCTGAAGATGGATACGGATGAAGTAAGCTACTTTGGTAGGCCTATACCTTACGATCAAAAGCAGCGTCTGCGTAACAGAGTGGCAGATGTTAACCAGCTGTACTTAAAGCATAAAGGTGCACACCAACGCATGCTGTCCATTCATATAGACAGCCGTAGCAAGGGCCAGAATATAGATGTATTCTTTTACCACCACGAAAGCAGTGCTCCAGGATTGGCTTTAGCACAGCGAATACACGAAGTTTTCACTACCAAGTATAACCGCCACCAGCCTAACAGAGAGTACTTTGGTACAGTAACACCTCGAAGCAGCTTATACGTTGTAAAGTATAGCCATCCTCCTACAGTTTTTGTTGAGCTCGGAAATATTAAAAACGATAAAGATCAGCGCCGTTTTATTATTCCAAATAACCGACAGGCTTTGGCAAACTGGCTCTGTGATGGTATTATAGCTGATTACAAAGCCAGCAACTAG
- a CDS encoding M48 family metalloprotease, which translates to MKKYSISACIAAIILLFNSCATNPVTGKRDIVLMSEEQEIALGAQSDPAVLAQFGLYEDKALQQFITEKGQAMAAISHRPNLKYEFKVVDSPVINAFALPGGYVYFTRGIMAHFNNEAQFAGVLGHEIGHITARHSVQQQSKATLAQVGLIAGMVISPEIAQLGDAASQGLGLLFLKFGRDDERESDRLGVEYSSKIGYDASEMADFFLTLQRQQEGSGAAIPDFLSTHPNPADRYATVHEMAAEWKKKLNLTNAQVERNRYLKRIEGMVYGEDPRQGFVENNAFYHPELKFKFPIPSGWGYMNSPQVFQMGPKDGKAIMNLTLVPGETLEAAAQQMLQGYNLQPVESKSTTVNGLPALAIIADQKQDQQQQQQQQQVIRTLTYLIKYNGNNYSLMGITTANDFNNYFQTFTNTMEGFSVLNEADKLNRQPERIKLYTVQQASTLSQIFEQQNVKKERMQELAILNGLQLTDRVDRGTMIKLVSP; encoded by the coding sequence ATGAAAAAATATTCAATAAGTGCATGTATAGCCGCAATCATACTGCTCTTCAATTCCTGCGCTACAAACCCTGTTACCGGTAAAAGAGACATTGTGCTGATGTCTGAAGAACAGGAAATCGCTTTGGGCGCTCAATCAGACCCGGCTGTTTTAGCACAATTTGGCCTGTACGAAGATAAGGCGCTACAACAATTCATCACAGAAAAAGGCCAGGCCATGGCGGCCATATCACACCGACCCAACCTTAAGTATGAGTTTAAGGTTGTTGACTCACCTGTCATCAACGCTTTTGCGCTCCCAGGTGGCTATGTATACTTTACACGAGGTATTATGGCTCACTTTAACAATGAAGCACAGTTTGCTGGAGTTTTGGGCCATGAAATCGGCCACATCACTGCTCGACATTCGGTACAGCAGCAATCGAAAGCTACTTTGGCGCAGGTTGGCCTTATTGCTGGTATGGTTATCTCCCCAGAGATTGCTCAGCTTGGAGATGCTGCTTCTCAAGGGCTCGGACTCTTGTTTCTGAAGTTTGGCCGTGATGATGAACGTGAGTCAGATCGTTTGGGCGTAGAATATTCGAGCAAGATTGGATATGACGCAAGTGAAATGGCCGACTTCTTCTTGACGCTACAGCGCCAGCAGGAAGGCAGTGGCGCAGCCATCCCCGACTTTCTTTCAACGCACCCCAACCCTGCCGACCGCTATGCTACGGTGCATGAAATGGCAGCTGAATGGAAAAAGAAGCTGAACCTTACAAACGCCCAGGTTGAGCGTAACAGGTACTTGAAGCGCATCGAAGGCATGGTGTATGGAGAAGATCCACGACAAGGTTTTGTAGAAAACAACGCTTTCTATCATCCTGAGTTGAAGTTTAAATTCCCTATACCTTCCGGTTGGGGTTATATGAATTCTCCGCAAGTGTTCCAGATGGGTCCTAAAGATGGAAAAGCTATCATGAACTTAACTTTAGTACCTGGTGAGACACTAGAAGCAGCAGCCCAGCAGATGCTTCAGGGATATAACTTACAACCAGTAGAGTCTAAAAGCACGACAGTAAACGGTTTGCCTGCCCTGGCCATTATTGCCGATCAAAAGCAGGATCAGCAACAGCAACAGCAGCAGCAGCAAGTTATTCGCACACTAACATACCTTATTAAGTATAATGGCAATAATTATAGCCTGATGGGAATAACTACTGCTAATGACTTTAACAATTACTTCCAGACGTTTACCAACACCATGGAAGGCTTCTCCGTGCTTAACGAGGCTGATAAACTAAACCGCCAGCCGGAGCGAATAAAACTTTATACCGTGCAGCAGGCCTCCACCCTTTCTCAGATATTTGAACAGCAGAATGTAAAAAAGGAGCGCATGCAAGAACTGGCAATTCTGAACGGATTACAATTAACAGATCGTGTCGACAGAGGAACCATGATTAAACTGGTAAGCCCTTAA